A stretch of DNA from Papio anubis isolate 15944 chromosome 4, Panubis1.0, whole genome shotgun sequence:
CAGGAAAGGTCTACCACTCTCCGACCTGCTGTTGACCTGAACTCCAGGGACAGCCACTCCCCTGCCATTTGCTCCTGCAGACAGAGAGTGGGACGGATGACATCATGGCACTTTTTGGAGTGCTGAAGTGAAGTTTTGACAAATTCCAAGGGACATCAAAGTGCAGAACAACAGCCAATACATCATAGCCTGTCACCAGGGCCCCCACCCCTGATTATCACATTAAATCAGCCGGTGGGCACATTTCAGCTGAAACTCAACAGACGCCTACTGAAACTCACAGTTTCTCCTTCCAGAGTTCAACAAATATGGCaatggttacattttaaaatctgtgttttcTATTCTACATTcagtctctctcacacacacacacaccacacacacacacacacaccacacacacacacacacacgcacacatgttaCTAACTAAACAACAGAAGCATGTTGCTAGAGAATACCAGATAACTGGGATTATGTTGTGCAGTAGAATAGAATGCTGATTTGGATTctaatcctagctctgccacttaatagctCGATATCTTTAGCAAGTTAGTTAACACCTCTGAGCCTTAATTGTCTCAGGGTAAAATAAGGACAATAACATTTCTATTTCCAAAATTGTGAGCATTGGTTGGGAGAGCAGTTCAACCTTAGTTCTTGCTTGGTAACTGTGGACAATGTTTGCTAGTCAtaaagttttgtatttatttcttgatGTGTTTATTGTGTGTTCCTTTTTGAACATAAGAAAGATAAGACATTATTTTCTCCTCCAGGTTTGCTGAGAAGTGCTTGTGGGTGAGCTGAAGGTAGGGCATCTATGGCTCGGGTTTCAGGCTATGGGGGAAATATCTGCTGGGCTGTTATTTCCCCGGGTAAATTCTCACTGGGGGAGGGAGCAGAAGGTAATTTCAGAAAAAGCTTGTGTTGATCTTTCAAACTGTTTCTCCCAAACTCTGGAGTATCCAAAGCAAGCAGGGTTATCTGCCAGAATGTCTCAGAAAGATAGCAGGCATGTGAATTCTACACTAACAATAGGGCATAAGAAATTGCACGTTGCTTATATTACTTTCAGCTAAATTTGATCTGCTACTGTAGCCATCCTGCCAGGGTGGTAGGAAATTCAGTTGCAGACCTTCCTGTAATGACCCTTCCTCTGAGTTCCTGTGGACATTCACCCAGATCATTTGGATAGAGTCCTCTGGTCTTCGGTTCACACGGGTGACTACTGATGTGTTCATTTGCTAAGTCCTCATGCTCCTGGAAGTCCACCATTCCTTGGCAGAGCTTTGTCATTGCTACGATTTCTCCCTAAGGCCCTGCTGCCTCCTGAGGATTGCCAGAGAAGGAGAGCCTTCACACCTAGGATCACAGCTCCCTTCCCTTCCAGTCCTGGGGGAGGCACTAGAATCCTTTGAAGGCTCCCTTTTCTATCAGGACTGTCTCCTTCTCCACCTTTTGGAGAAGATGAAGGGTAATCTCCCTTAAGAGAGCCTGTGGAGACACAATGATGGCCTCTGTTCCTTAGGAGTGGGGTAAAGATAAGTTATCTAGGTTAACTAGGATTAACTAATTCTGTTACTGAGATGGGTGACAAGATGGGATTGGGGAATTTGTTTGGGGACTCAGTGAGGACACGCAGGAGACAGATTTAAAGAATCACATGTGAAATGGACAGGGTTCTGATCCCTCTAAAATATCTGTTGCTTTCCTTCTTCCACTTCGACCCCTGCCCCCACTATAATTATTCTGtctgtttttggagacagagtcttgttctgttgccagcctggagtgcagtggcgtgatcttggctaactgcaacctctgcctcccgggttcaagagattctcctgcctcagcctcctgaatagctgagactacaggtgtgtgccaccacgcccagctaatttttgcatttttagtagagatggggtttcgctatgttggccaggatggtctcgatctgtggacctcgtgatctgcccacctcagcctcccaaagtgctgggattacaggcatgagcctgtaatatCTTTAGTATTCTAAAGATAGAAGAAGCCAATTCTTCTATCTTTAAAAGGTAACCCAGGTTGGGAGGGAAGGCTGGGAGCACAGTAGAAGACAGAACTACTTTGTTTAGCCCCAGAACCAGCAGCAGATACTCCCTGCCAATCACACGGCACTCACCTCTTTGTGTAAATTTAGAAGGTACTTGCCCAGGAACAATCTGGCTTGACTGTCACAGCCATCCTGCAAGGAAAGTGGGGCAGTCATTaaccccattttccagataaggaagctgaggctgacaTCGATTAAAAGACTTGCCCAAAGTAACCAAGCTGTTGAGGGGCAGAGCAGCAGGACATAGCATCCAGGTCTCTTGACTTTTGCTTCAAGAGCCCACAGCCTCACTCGGTGCTTAGATGAGGCTTTGGCTCCATCCATCAGTGATTTGTGATGTTTGCCTTTTGCCAAAGAGGAGGATGGCTGAAGAGCCAGTGCCCTGGCATTCTGGACTCTTGTCAGTAGATTTTGTCTGACTCTTGCTCTGATGctattctttgttattttcaggAAGGGGAGCTAGATgtagaatacatttctttttcttggtaaTGTGAACAGCAAGAAGCAAGTAGAATACAATTTTTATGAGAGAATATGCTCTGGACTTTGATTCATATCTGGTGGGTCCCAAAAGACCAGGTTACTGCAGATTTAAGACCGTGTTGCAAATTCGGCATTCATTCAATAGGACTACCTTAGCAAGGggagtaattttataaaattatcaattCAGTCTCAAAGAATAATAGCAGGAAATGTATTTCTGACTATTTAGAAGTGACTCATTATGGGACTACTtgaaaactatatattatttttatcagtaaAAATTGCCTATGGTCAATGTTATCTCTTCACATCCAGGGATTCTAAGATCCGGTTACCCATTTCCCTCAAAGCAGCAGACAGCAAAGACAGGGAAATGAAAACCCACCAAACTTTCTGCAAGGCTGACACCACCTCTAAACCCCACTGCAAACTGATAACACTACACCCTCCTCTGCAAATAACAGAGGGGCAGATAAGATGAACATTTTCATTCCTATTAGCAATCATTTCCAGTCAGTGAAACCGGCAGAATCAGAAGAGGTTCCACAACCAGAAAATCTTGGCTGGAGTTTCACCATtaggaataaaacagaaaaactaaagagTGCCCCAGATAGCCTTTCTTAAGGTGCTGTGTCAGATAGAtgcttttgaatatttaaaacaaaggatGGCTGAGAGTTCTGCAGTCATTTACCAGTTAAATATCAGatggcataaaatatttttatagaaagtacaggccaggtgcaatggttcacgcctgtaatccccacactttgggagaccgaggtgggcagatcacttgaggccaggtgttcaagaccagtctgaccaacatggtgaaaccctgtctctaccgaaaatacaaaaattagccgggtgtggtgatgcgcgcCCAGAATCCCAGCtaggtcaggaggctgaggcatgagaattgcttgaacctgggaggcggaggttgcagtgagaccagatggcaccactgcacctccagcctgggtgacacagtgacaccctatctcaaaaagaaaaagaatacataatCCACTTTTCGTTAGCTGGTATTTGGCCTCACCAAGGTGAAGCAGGAAAAGGAAATTCTATCTGTATCAGCCAGATTCTCTCAGACTCAGGTATTCACTGCACTGCACGAGGGACCCTGGTGTCCAGACTGTTGAGCATACCAGACTAGTGAATGCCCTTCCGAAAGGGACACCATGCAGCAGGGCTTCCCATCGGAGAGCTGTGGTCCCAGCCAAGGCAGCTCTCAGGGCTTGCTCCACCACTCTAGGGAGGCGGCCCAGATCTGTCTCTCCCAAACAATGCCTGGGTTTGACACTTCCTGAGAAAGCAGAGATTGTTCTCTTTGTATGCCACGGCTCTGGAATGCAGCTCTTCCTGTAAGGAAGACAATGGTCTTTATGGGAAGGCTAGGACTTGCAGGAGGTAAGATTTGAACAGCAGAGCTGGGAGCTAGCTTTGCTGCTGAGGGAAATGGTGGGCACAGAACCCCCATGGTGGGCGAGTTGGGGTGTGGGTGTGCCTGTGGGCTGGCAGGTGACTCTGCCTGGAGCATTGCAGGGGTGAGGAGGAGATCAAGGAGTTAGGAAAGGTAGTCTAGCGGGAGAGGCCCAGAGTTTTCAACACCAGCCTTAGGAATCTGGGACATATGTACTATCCTTTGCCATTCAAAATGTGTCCTGGGACCAACGGCATCCTTGGACTTGAAAGCTTGTTAGACACATAGAAGCCGGGGCTCACCCCAGGCCTGCTGAATCACaacctgcattttaacaggaCCCCCAGGAAATTCTATCCTCCTTCAAGCACGGCTCTAGGCTAAGAGAAAGCGCGAACAATTTTTAGAGCTGGGGGTAAAGTGATGGGAGGAGTGTTTGGGAATGAGGCCACTGGGGTGGTTAGAGAACACTCACTTGAGAGTTCCGCAACAATGCAGGCAGGAGCAGCCAGAGTGAAGGCcgagggcgggggcgggggcaaGGGAGACAGGTCTTTCCCCACAAGCCACAAGGCCGGAGGCACGCCTCCCACCCTGCCTCCACCTCAGGTGGCAGGAATCTTGTTGGTGATCCGTCCAGACATTGTGTGTTCTGGAAGTGGACATCGCGGCATCTGTGTTTTTGAAGTCAGATTTCATTGCCGTGGTTTCTATGCCTGACCCCCTGAAGTTTTCGCTCCCGTTGCCACAGGGAGCCGGGAGAGCACAGAGCGCTGCTGCCGGTGCCCTGCAGCCACACAAACATGCTCCTGCTCCTGGCGGAGCCAGAGCTGCTGGGAAAGACATTTCGGAAGTTTCCTGTGGTTGCAACAAATTGTTCAAATCTGCACCGGAGCACCGCTGTGACCTGTCTTTCTCCATCTTAGGGCAACCAGCTCCTGAAACTGGAAACTCCCTAGCACCTCCTCACCCTACCCTGCAGCCTCTCCTTGTGGAAGGAGGTGGAGGGGGTGTTGTCCGGAATGCCTGGCCTCTCTGTCCAAGCATGGCAGCCTTGCCCCATGGGTGGCGCAGACTCAGTTTCCTATGCATCTTGCCCCAGGGAGGAGGTGCGGGTTCCTTCCATAGAGATGGTGAAGAATAAGGGAGGTAGTGATCGTCTCTGGGATCCAGTTAAATCTGCATCTGCAGGCAGAAAGAGGCTGGGGGACATGGAGAGAGTGATCAACTGGAAGATTCTAGGGTCCTCAATTTTGAAAGGTGACATGATACCCTGGAACGGGCATGAACTTAGTTGTCAGTCCGTCCCTGCCTTTTCCAATCAAAGCTGAGTGGCCATGGCAAATTAATGATCATCTCTGAGTTTCAGTCTCCTGTCTAAAATGAGGTGATAATAGCTTCTCGAAGGTTATGAGGCCCTGAACatgctgcctggcacatagatgGCTAATCAATATTTTCCTAACCTTCCCTTCTCTGAAGTTGCTACCTCTCTCCTCCTGGGGTCTTGCAAAGAAACTTCTGAATTAAATAGTTCCTGCCTGGTAGTTTGTATCAACTGAAGGAAGACAAGTCTGGACTATGACATTTTGAAATTGAaggctacatttaaaaataaatgtaaccatTGGCTTTCTGGAAGGACGAAATGAAACCAGACCGCTTTCTGGAAGGGAGTCTTTTGGGGCTTCGTTCAGTGAACAGACGGGAGTGTAATTAGTTATTTGATAGCGAATGGGTTCTCTCAAgacataaatacaatttaaagcaGTTTGTTCTAGGGTCTACAGTTTTAACATGGCCCACTGCATTCATGTTTCTACCCTTAACTTGCCAAGTAAACCCATAGTTTGTTAGTTCAAACACTAATCTCTGATCAGTCTCATTTATTCTAAATTTGTTTTCACACAGTGGCTTCCACAACTCAAGGTATTTTCTATTCTTTGCTCTCTGGAGACTGAGAGGTTATCAGGTGTGGAAAGGCTTCCACGAGTTTTCCTCTAATACAGTCCTGGGGAATACAGAAGCCTCCCCGAATGAATGGTCGGACTCACCTTTTCCCAGGAccataaaagtatatatttttgtttcctatcCTAAACACAGTGTAACTCACTCCTCGTTTTTCCTGGGAGATTGTGGTAATACGGAGAGGCCTGGGGGGTCTCTGGGATAAAGCAACTTGTAAAACGACTACGAGGGGGTTCCAGATCTGACTTAATCAACATTTCTCAAGATCCGTAGACCAATAAAACTGTTTGCTTTCTTACCACAGTTCCACCGGctgatttatttctcttacttGGCTGAAGCTGTCGCTGCTCAAAGCAGTTCATTTGTCAGGTTGAGAGAATTACAATGCACAGGACCTCTTGCTAGTGCT
This window harbors:
- the LOC103882910 gene encoding LOW QUALITY PROTEIN: uncharacterized protein LOC103882910 (The sequence of the model RefSeq protein was modified relative to this genomic sequence to represent the inferred CDS: deleted 1 base in 1 codon; substituted 1 base at 1 genomic stop codon): MPDPLKFSLPLPQGAGRAQSAAAGALQPHKHAPAPGGARAAGKDISEVSCGCNKLFKSAPEHRCDLSFSILGQPAPETGNSLAPPHPTLQPLLVEGGEGVLSGMPGLSVQAWQPCPMGGADSVSYASCPREEVRVPSIEMVKNKGGSDRLWDPVKSASAGRKRLGDMERVINWKILGSSILKGDMIPWNGHELSCQSVPAFSNQSXVAMAN